In Deltaproteobacteria bacterium, the following proteins share a genomic window:
- a CDS encoding aminopeptidase P family protein produces the protein MAAEGSGGRSGKTFPSLGGAHAIAQKTALDLPHHEDAKSTKERKEIYFRTSCPSCLRGEIVAPPLHKSITLKVLSMPELYPYPRFSLAERDRRWKAVREKMAAQNIDVIVTPQNTGHSMDFQANTRYLTHCGGGGDADIAAVFPLHGDVTAIATSANPRWTVTQEWTTDVREARREYGKIIVQRLKELAVDHGRIGITGLGEVEGTRTPEGTILHGTWQRIRDAFPNATLVDATPILVEVRYTKSQEEIDVLTRSMEIVEEGYKAEIEAAKPGARDWDVWAAAQYAMMRNGSEMPVHCNWISGKNVVRTLTRPSMRLLEYGDLIINELEANWCGYRSQGVQPVFVGTADPVHQELIKVQREIFNRLIENLKPGVTVKELAELTIKTAESAAPRSGPAAGARGDLNMHGRGAGDDGPIITAHAKSPKQLGVQLQENMVFIFKPSAVAADGKSLSTWGDTVVITKNGGRRLGKRPHDLAVSGG, from the coding sequence ATGGCCGCCGAAGGAAGTGGCGGACGAAGCGGAAAAACTTTTCCAAGCCTCGGTGGCGCGCATGCGATCGCGCAGAAAACCGCATTAGATCTTCCTCACCACGAAGACGCGAAGAGCACGAAGGAAAGAAAAGAAATATATTTCCGAACTTCGTGTCCTTCGTGCCTTCGTGGTGAAATAGTTGCGCCGCCGTTACACAAATCCATCACTCTAAAGGTACTTTCCATGCCAGAGCTATACCCTTATCCCCGTTTCTCTCTCGCCGAACGCGATCGCCGCTGGAAGGCGGTGCGCGAAAAAATGGCGGCGCAAAATATCGACGTCATCGTCACGCCGCAGAACACCGGCCACTCGATGGACTTCCAGGCCAACACCCGCTACCTGACCCACTGCGGGGGCGGCGGCGATGCCGATATCGCGGCGGTGTTTCCGTTGCATGGCGACGTGACGGCAATTGCGACTTCGGCGAATCCGCGTTGGACCGTCACCCAAGAGTGGACCACCGACGTACGCGAGGCGCGGAGAGAATACGGCAAGATCATCGTTCAACGATTGAAAGAGTTGGCCGTTGATCATGGCCGTATTGGCATAACGGGCTTGGGCGAAGTCGAAGGCACGCGCACGCCGGAGGGCACGATCCTGCACGGCACGTGGCAGAGGATTCGCGACGCCTTTCCCAACGCGACCCTGGTCGACGCCACGCCGATCCTTGTCGAGGTGCGCTACACCAAGAGCCAGGAAGAGATCGATGTTCTGACGCGGTCCATGGAGATCGTCGAAGAAGGCTACAAAGCCGAAATCGAAGCTGCCAAGCCCGGCGCGCGCGATTGGGACGTTTGGGCGGCGGCGCAGTACGCGATGATGCGCAACGGCTCGGAAATGCCGGTGCATTGTAACTGGATCTCCGGCAAGAACGTCGTGCGGACACTAACGCGGCCGAGCATGCGCCTGCTTGAATACGGCGATCTGATCATCAATGAGCTTGAAGCCAACTGGTGCGGCTACCGCTCCCAGGGCGTGCAGCCGGTGTTTGTCGGCACCGCCGATCCGGTGCATCAAGAGCTGATCAAAGTGCAGCGGGAAATTTTCAACCGGCTCATCGAAAATCTTAAGCCTGGCGTTACTGTGAAAGAACTGGCCGAGCTGACAATCAAAACCGCGGAATCGGCGGCGCCGAGGTCTGGCCCGGCGGCGGGCGCGCGCGGCGACCTGAACATGCACGGCCGCGGCGCCGGTGACGACGGCCCGATCATCACGGCCCACGCCAAAAGCCCCAAGCAGCTCGGCGTGCAACTTCAAGAGAACATGGTTTTTATCTTCAAGCCGTCGGCGGTCGCTGCCGATGGCAAATCGCTCAGCACCTGGGGCGACACGGTGGTGATCACGAAAAACGGCGGCCGTCGCCTCGGCAAACGACCGCATGATCTGGCTGTGTCGGGAGGGTAG
- a CDS encoding DUF1329 domain-containing protein — protein sequence MLPVCRSTRHCAASWRSIRSSPTIFQNFPDATGDTIGPNNWQRIQGMVGENFLQRVKSGHTVQIKAPKTYRHIKEYTDATERHSGKVRLGANGELQGYVAGQPFPKVDTSDPQIGQKLAWNFFWRWLGDDYKTGGAVKGGKIIRSAIEKDGAERRADLVSYFIFPRTRYNSDPRPAIPGYEHIDYMQLRVDSYPRDAAGTTTLEIRYADPGRADDLYIYLPSIRRIRRATTTQRCQTLAPSEFNLDDINSFTGKITDFNYKYLGDKKVLANLSQEELPFKRKTGDYLPLEEKWEVVDTYVLEITPKDSSYCYPRKLLHLNKVTYDTHWTLVWDKRGEYWKEQFGMFTPVKLADGREVWSVGDVTIHNVQNGRSTIVTSTRAYNKGYPASLFSLSTLENIMRGGSIE from the coding sequence ATGTTGCCGGTGTGCCGGTCAACACGGCACTGCGCGGCGAGCTGGCGTTCTATCCGCAGCAGCCCTACAATATTTCAGAATTTCCCGGACGCAACTGGCGACACGATTGGCCCCAATAACTGGCAGCGCATTCAGGGGATGGTCGGCGAGAATTTCTTGCAGCGCGTCAAGTCCGGCCACACGGTGCAGATCAAAGCGCCGAAGACCTATCGTCATATCAAAGAATACACGGACGCAACCGAGCGCCACTCGGGCAAAGTTCGTCTCGGCGCCAACGGCGAGCTGCAAGGCTACGTGGCCGGCCAGCCCTTTCCCAAGGTCGATACGAGCGATCCGCAGATTGGCCAGAAACTCGCATGGAATTTTTTCTGGCGTTGGCTGGGCGACGACTACAAAACTGGCGGCGCCGTCAAAGGCGGCAAGATCATCCGTTCGGCCATCGAAAAAGACGGCGCCGAACGGCGCGCCGATTTAGTCTCCTACTTCATCTTTCCGCGCACGCGCTACAACTCAGACCCGCGGCCGGCGATCCCCGGCTACGAGCACATCGATTACATGCAGCTGCGGGTCGACAGCTACCCGCGCGACGCCGCCGGCACGACCACTTTAGAGATACGCTACGCGGACCCGGGCCGCGCCGACGACCTTTATATTTACTTGCCGAGCATTCGCCGTATCCGCCGCGCGACCACCACGCAGCGCTGCCAAACGCTGGCACCCAGCGAATTTAACCTGGACGACATCAACAGCTTCACCGGCAAAATTACCGATTTCAATTACAAGTATTTGGGTGATAAAAAAGTGCTGGCCAATCTGAGCCAAGAAGAGCTGCCGTTCAAACGCAAAACCGGTGACTATTTACCGCTCGAAGAGAAATGGGAAGTGGTCGACACCTATGTCTTGGAAATCACGCCGAAAGATTCGAGCTATTGTTATCCCCGCAAGCTCTTGCACCTGAATAAAGTGACGTATGACACTCACTGGACTTTGGTTTGGGACAAACGCGGCGAATACTGGAAAGAACAGTTCGGCATGTTCACCCCGGTAAAACTCGCCGACGGCCGCGAAGTTTGGTCGGTGGGCGATGTCACGATACACAACGTGCAGAACGGCCGCAGCACCATCGTCACTTCCACTCGCGCCTACAACAAAGGCTACCCGGCCAGCCTGTTTAGCCTGTCGACGCTCGAGAACATCATGCGCGGCGGCTCGATTGAATAG
- a CDS encoding aminopeptidase P family protein: MALEKPIIPTFSMAERDRRWALLRTAMKKADLDALICLPHEGHWDQFGCDTRYITQIGGTQTECGCVLPLEGEVTAVVRGENEIEWWGLAQDWVKDIRPSRRSYGEPVIERLKEVRATRVGVVALSGMVRAPEGVVPWGTFEKIRTALPNVKFENGTDVMQQVRAVKSAEEVAFIEKAAEIIGHANEVLLQHAKVGVGEHELIAEMLREIVRRGGEPITMMLFGTGGPEVPWAQRVFTTRKLKPDDLINTEVEGKYAGYIAQALQPVVLGPRPKDLEKIFDATKVIFDRMLKFLKPGITFGAVAKFYQDEVAAAGYEPDGALLHGRGLGEDAPMLWGARKDFPEKDQLIKEGHVFILKPACKQGFMRDSIRAGDTVAVEARGARRLGKRELFFASV; this comes from the coding sequence GTGGCACTAGAAAAACCGATCATCCCCACTTTCTCGATGGCCGAACGCGACCGGCGCTGGGCGCTGCTGCGCACCGCAATGAAGAAGGCCGACCTCGACGCACTCATTTGCCTGCCCCACGAAGGTCACTGGGACCAATTTGGCTGCGATACGCGCTACATCACCCAGATCGGCGGCACGCAGACCGAGTGCGGCTGCGTCCTGCCGCTCGAAGGTGAAGTGACCGCAGTCGTCCGCGGCGAAAATGAAATCGAATGGTGGGGGCTGGCGCAGGACTGGGTCAAAGACATCCGCCCGTCGCGCCGCTCCTACGGCGAGCCGGTGATCGAGCGTTTGAAAGAAGTCCGCGCCACGCGCGTAGGCGTGGTCGCTCTCTCTGGAATGGTGCGCGCACCGGAAGGCGTCGTGCCTTGGGGGACGTTTGAGAAGATCCGCACCGCGCTGCCCAATGTCAAATTCGAGAACGGCACCGATGTCATGCAGCAAGTGCGCGCGGTGAAAAGCGCTGAAGAAGTCGCGTTCATCGAGAAAGCTGCCGAAATCATCGGCCATGCCAATGAAGTGTTGCTCCAGCACGCCAAAGTCGGCGTCGGCGAACATGAACTGATCGCCGAGATGCTGCGAGAGATTGTGCGCCGCGGCGGCGAGCCAATCACCATGATGCTGTTCGGCACCGGCGGACCTGAAGTCCCTTGGGCGCAGCGCGTCTTTACGACGAGAAAGCTTAAACCAGACGACTTGATCAACACCGAGGTCGAAGGCAAATACGCCGGCTACATCGCCCAGGCGCTGCAGCCGGTTGTGCTCGGTCCAAGACCGAAAGATTTAGAAAAAATCTTCGACGCCACCAAAGTGATCTTCGACCGTATGCTGAAGTTCCTGAAGCCCGGCATCACCTTCGGCGCCGTCGCCAAATTTTACCAAGACGAAGTCGCCGCCGCCGGCTACGAACCCGACGGCGCCCTCTTGCACGGCCGCGGCCTCGGCGAAGACGCCCCGATGCTCTGGGGCGCACGCAAAGACTTTCCCGAAAAAGACCAACTCATCAAAGAAGGCCACGTCTTTATTCTCAAGCCCGCCTGCAAACAAGGCTTCATGCGCGACTCCATCCGTGCCGGCGACACCGTCGCCGTCGAAGCTCGCGGGGCGAGAAGACTGGGCAAGCGAGAATTGTTCTTCGCCTCAGTGTAG
- a CDS encoding VOC family protein, whose translation MSDENINPDAPLHIRGLNHLTIPVKDRYRAARFYIVALGAEAHHESAPDRVAKGLARSLQFGIRMAANFEIDLFEQDFGQPDWNQSHPHLALDTSAEDLDKWVDHFKKWKIPFVGPMTRSGTKGAEIYFNDPDGNHLEVHCSDVPDAIRSKYAVGPYDKSLCVHKQEWPPKEVADEAEKLFQASVARMRSRRKPH comes from the coding sequence ATGAGCGATGAAAACATCAACCCCGATGCGCCGCTGCACATTCGTGGCTTGAACCATCTCACTATTCCCGTCAAAGACCGCTACCGTGCGGCGCGCTTTTATATTGTTGCCTTGGGCGCCGAGGCGCACCATGAGTCGGCGCCCGATCGCGTCGCCAAGGGTTTGGCGCGCTCGCTGCAGTTTGGCATCCGCATGGCGGCGAATTTTGAGATTGATCTTTTCGAGCAGGACTTCGGCCAGCCCGATTGGAACCAGTCCCATCCACACTTGGCGCTCGACACTTCCGCCGAAGATCTCGATAAATGGGTGGATCATTTCAAGAAGTGGAAAATTCCCTTCGTCGGTCCGATGACTCGCTCGGGCACCAAAGGCGCAGAAATTTATTTCAACGACCCGGACGGGAATCATTTAGAAGTGCACTGCTCTGACGTCCCCGACGCGATCCGCTCGAAATACGCCGTCGGCCCCTACGACAAGAGCCTGTGCGTGCACAAACAGGAATGGCCGCCGAAGGAAGTGGCGGACGAAGCGGAAAAACTTTTCCAAGCCTCGGTGGCGCGCATGCGATCGCGCAGAAAACCGCATTAG
- a CDS encoding flavin reductase family protein: MDWQDPVDFEAGNHGNKPFSIRIPSLVVTRGKNDRLNFLTAMWFTPTGAEPSRMVVAIQKKTLTYDYMMERGEFVMTAPTDKMMDVVVFAGYISGHDVDKWKAAGLTAVQPSKVSVPLIGEGIGNVEYKIINQIPFDDDMDLFVGQVLATHIRKGVMEGELYRADSDPLPLLYMGTRYENGESTGKYYAHMRDIDKANYDSPLLKEYLARPRRRAGKAQ; this comes from the coding sequence ATGGATTGGCAGGACCCAGTCGATTTTGAAGCCGGCAATCACGGCAACAAGCCTTTTTCGATTCGCATCCCCTCACTCGTCGTCACCCGCGGCAAAAACGACCGGTTGAATTTCTTGACCGCCATGTGGTTCACGCCCACCGGCGCTGAGCCTTCGCGCATGGTGGTGGCGATTCAAAAGAAAACTCTCACCTATGACTACATGATGGAGCGCGGCGAGTTCGTCATGACCGCGCCGACCGACAAAATGATGGACGTAGTCGTCTTCGCCGGCTACATTTCTGGCCACGACGTGGATAAATGGAAAGCCGCAGGGCTCACCGCGGTGCAGCCGTCGAAAGTTTCCGTGCCGCTCATCGGCGAAGGCATCGGCAACGTTGAGTATAAGATCATCAATCAAATCCCTTTTGACGACGACATGGACCTTTTTGTCGGCCAAGTGTTGGCCACGCATATTCGGAAGGGTGTCATGGAAGGTGAGCTCTATCGCGCCGACTCCGACCCGCTGCCATTGCTGTACATGGGCACGCGCTATGAGAACGGCGAGTCCACCGGCAAATACTATGCGCACATGAGAGACATCGATAAAGCCAACTATGATTCGCCGCTATTGAAAGAATATCTCGCGCGGCCGAGGCGGCGGGCGGGTAAAGCACAATGA
- a CDS encoding extracellular solute-binding protein, translated as MRSLVKCFASAAIVLAAFFGADYARAQSNEELWRALEKLPAAEREKKLVEGAKKEGEMVWYTNSGIENATRYIQAFRKKYPFINANFWRSKTRQVTQRVVSEANAGKHLVDVIKPSTDLLPIFLEKNLIAKYDTPMRAIYPAHAKSAFYTNMNYAFRVFAFNPRKVSLKDVAKSWEDLLHPRWKSEILFDESSLEEVMALLAAWGKEKTVNYLNKLSQQQLLIRVGRDTTTQMMMVGEAQMAVTTYGYNNESLRATNAPVDWVAQDLIPTLIYPLTLARNAPHPHAAALFYDYLISEEGQRLIAREGRVVAHPKVEPVYPRMKELQSLLGTPRIQLNTLEQNAKLLKDGVQILDEVVLKRKSGH; from the coding sequence ATGAGATCATTGGTCAAGTGCTTCGCCAGTGCCGCGATCGTTCTGGCAGCCTTCTTCGGCGCAGATTATGCGCGGGCTCAGTCTAACGAAGAGCTGTGGCGCGCGCTGGAAAAACTGCCGGCCGCCGAGCGCGAGAAAAAACTCGTTGAGGGCGCAAAAAAAGAAGGCGAGATGGTGTGGTACACCAACTCGGGTATCGAGAACGCGACACGCTACATCCAGGCCTTCAGAAAAAAATACCCGTTCATCAATGCCAACTTCTGGCGTTCGAAAACTCGTCAGGTTACCCAGCGCGTGGTTTCTGAAGCCAACGCCGGCAAGCATTTGGTCGACGTCATCAAGCCGTCCACCGATCTCTTGCCGATTTTCCTAGAAAAAAATCTGATTGCCAAATATGACACGCCGATGCGTGCGATCTACCCAGCGCACGCCAAATCGGCTTTCTACACGAACATGAACTATGCGTTTCGCGTGTTTGCTTTCAACCCGCGCAAAGTCAGCTTAAAAGACGTCGCCAAGAGCTGGGAAGATTTGCTTCATCCGAGATGGAAAAGCGAAATTCTGTTCGATGAATCTTCGCTCGAAGAAGTGATGGCGCTGCTCGCCGCGTGGGGCAAAGAGAAGACGGTGAACTATCTGAACAAACTGAGCCAACAGCAGCTATTGATTCGCGTCGGGCGCGACACGACGACGCAGATGATGATGGTCGGCGAAGCGCAAATGGCAGTGACGACTTACGGGTATAACAACGAGAGCCTGCGCGCGACCAACGCGCCCGTTGATTGGGTCGCTCAAGATTTGATCCCGACGCTGATCTATCCGCTGACGCTGGCGCGCAACGCGCCCCATCCGCACGCCGCCGCGCTGTTTTACGATTATTTGATTTCCGAAGAGGGCCAACGCTTGATCGCCCGCGAAGGCCGCGTGGTCGCCCATCCCAAAGTGGAACCGGTCTATCCCCGCATGAAAGAGTTGCAGAGTCTCTTGGGCACGCCGCGCATCCAGCTCAACACGCTGGAACAAAACGCCAAGCTGCTCAAAGACGGTGTGCAAATACTCGACGAAGTCGTGCTAAAACGTAAATCCGGACATTAA
- the lnt gene encoding apolipoprotein N-acyltransferase: MSIIFLGALSSAILLALPYLEPRLFPTAWFAFLPLFWCLDRAQTTRHAIFAGWLMGTLAHLIGFHWLTYTISVFGGFPWAVSVLVFILYAVLQGIAQALFALMIRTIGYGPLRIYPALFWVALEFLFPYLFPWYLANSQVAFLSLIQTADLVGPYGTGFVVMWFNAALYGAAFAPPAERSARWWPVAYAGLFAVLSVIYGVLRLQSVGAEMAGARKLTVGSVQGNVDIDMKWNPVLAQKNLQKHLELTKQLDAAPLIVWPESSIEALLPDDLQTLPAEFLPEFKAERAFFIFGAKSYSGRPEQGNFKAFNTAFFTDARGKVLSRYHKQVLLAFGEYLPFAKILSLLPAMPFADGFTPGAGPITFPAGRAIRAAPLICYEDLMPELSRQFVGLTRANLLVNVTNDAWYGKSVGPWQHLRLAQSRAIETRRSLLRVTNTGVTSLVNAKGELVQTLPMFTGAVMKSDVEILTGESYYVRLGDWFAWGAVIISLGLVLLHVKRRWK, from the coding sequence ATGTCAATAATTTTTTTGGGCGCTTTGTCGAGCGCCATCCTGCTGGCATTGCCGTATCTTGAGCCGCGTTTGTTTCCGACCGCTTGGTTCGCCTTTTTGCCGCTGTTTTGGTGCCTCGATCGAGCTCAAACAACACGGCACGCAATTTTCGCCGGCTGGCTCATGGGCACACTGGCGCATTTAATCGGCTTTCATTGGCTCACTTATACGATCAGCGTGTTTGGCGGCTTTCCGTGGGCGGTCAGTGTTTTGGTCTTTATTCTCTACGCCGTGCTACAGGGTATTGCGCAGGCGCTATTCGCGCTCATGATCAGGACGATCGGCTATGGTCCGCTGCGCATCTACCCGGCGCTTTTTTGGGTCGCGTTGGAATTTCTGTTTCCATACTTGTTCCCTTGGTACCTGGCCAACTCACAGGTTGCGTTTTTGTCGCTGATCCAAACCGCCGATCTCGTCGGACCCTATGGCACGGGCTTTGTGGTGATGTGGTTCAACGCCGCGCTCTACGGTGCGGCCTTTGCTCCACCGGCGGAGCGCAGTGCGCGCTGGTGGCCGGTCGCCTACGCGGGACTTTTCGCCGTGTTGTCGGTCATCTACGGCGTGCTACGCCTGCAAAGCGTCGGCGCGGAGATGGCCGGCGCGCGCAAGCTTACGGTCGGTTCGGTGCAGGGCAACGTCGACATCGACATGAAATGGAATCCAGTGCTGGCGCAGAAGAATCTGCAAAAGCATTTAGAATTGACCAAACAGCTCGACGCCGCGCCACTCATCGTTTGGCCCGAGTCCTCCATCGAAGCATTGCTGCCGGACGATCTGCAAACTTTGCCCGCGGAGTTCTTGCCGGAGTTCAAAGCCGAGCGAGCTTTTTTTATCTTCGGCGCCAAGAGTTATAGCGGCAGGCCTGAACAGGGCAACTTCAAAGCGTTCAACACAGCGTTTTTCACCGACGCGCGCGGCAAGGTTCTGAGCCGCTATCACAAACAGGTGCTGTTGGCGTTCGGCGAGTATTTGCCGTTCGCAAAGATACTCTCGTTGTTGCCGGCGATGCCTTTTGCCGACGGCTTCACGCCCGGCGCTGGGCCAATTACGTTTCCCGCCGGGCGCGCCATCCGCGCCGCCCCGCTAATTTGTTATGAAGACTTGATGCCCGAGCTGTCGCGCCAGTTCGTCGGTCTGACCCGCGCCAACCTGCTGGTCAACGTCACCAACGACGCGTGGTACGGCAAATCGGTCGGACCGTGGCAGCATTTGCGCCTGGCGCAATCGCGCGCCATCGAAACCCGGCGCAGCCTGCTGCGCGTCACCAACACGGGCGTGACTTCGCTGGTGAACGCAAAGGGTGAGTTGGTCCAAACGCTGCCGATGTTCACCGGCGCGGTGATGAAAAGCGACGTGGAAATCCTAACCGGTGAAAGCTACTACGTGCGGCTTGGCGATTGGTTTGCGTGGGGAGCAGTGATCATTTCGTTGGGGCTGGTGCTTCTGCACGTAAAGCGGCGCTGGAAGTGA
- a CDS encoding ornithine cyclodeaminase family protein: MLYLSYADTERLDIRMTDVVPAIEEAFRRVGNGQSVVAPRVRVLHPPLEKDSMGKGRPWTRDLRIIPGAIEELGYGVRLGASLRRRGGGVLLVLFDWDTMELKALISDHLVHAVRSTAPCGVMAKYLALPNASNLALIGSGRLARWAAEAVCAVRPIRDLRVWSPTPPHRAEVVAYLQARLGGNVTVREVANAETAIRGAEIVTTGTKALQPVMKGDWISPGCTILANSPEEIDQATYVKSKIITTYNDGILTHVPPYQDLVELVRSGKMNEADFSTELGDVVAGRVKTRMSAEEIWIGMNPAYGILDVATAAWVCQKAKKLGVGTELDV, encoded by the coding sequence ATGCTCTACCTGTCCTATGCCGATACGGAACGACTCGATATCCGCATGACCGACGTTGTGCCTGCCATCGAAGAAGCCTTTCGCCGCGTCGGCAACGGTCAATCGGTGGTCGCGCCGCGCGTGCGGGTGCTCCATCCGCCGCTCGAAAAGGACAGCATGGGCAAAGGCCGCCCGTGGACGCGCGACCTGCGCATCATTCCTGGCGCCATCGAAGAGCTAGGCTACGGCGTGCGGCTTGGTGCCTCGTTGCGGCGCCGAGGCGGCGGTGTCCTGTTGGTGTTGTTCGACTGGGATACCATGGAGCTGAAAGCGCTGATCTCCGATCATCTCGTGCACGCCGTGCGGAGCACGGCGCCCTGCGGCGTTATGGCAAAATATTTGGCACTGCCGAACGCGTCGAACTTGGCGTTGATCGGTTCCGGCCGCCTGGCCCGCTGGGCTGCAGAAGCGGTCTGCGCAGTGCGGCCGATCCGCGATTTGCGCGTCTGGAGTCCGACGCCGCCGCATCGCGCCGAAGTGGTCGCTTATCTGCAAGCGCGCTTAGGAGGCAACGTGACGGTTCGTGAAGTCGCCAATGCCGAAACCGCAATCCGTGGCGCCGAGATCGTGACGACAGGAACGAAAGCTTTGCAGCCAGTGATGAAAGGCGACTGGATATCGCCGGGCTGCACGATCCTCGCCAATTCTCCGGAAGAGATCGATCAGGCGACCTATGTAAAGAGCAAAATCATTACGACCTATAATGATGGCATTCTTACGCACGTGCCGCCCTATCAAGATTTGGTGGAATTGGTGCGCTCTGGCAAAATGAACGAGGCGGATTTTTCGACGGAGTTAGGGGATGTCGTCGCGGGCAGGGTAAAGACGAGAATGAGCGCGGAAGAAATTTGGATCGGCATGAATCCGGCGTACGGAATACTTGATGTGGCTACCGCGGCTTGGGTGTGCCAGAAGGCAAAAAAGCTTGGTGTTGGGACAGAGCTCGATGTGTGA
- a CDS encoding ABC transporter substrate-binding protein yields MRTSKTPVSELFTTKDTKNTKERKVSNFLYPNFLSFVVRKYQIAICVLAALAVSVSVVTARAQEREKIRVSTLFVGSSLIPFWIGREQGIFAKHGIDVELIWMQSNLSTAALLAGEVDTAFGTPQSLFAALTAKNPPPLTTIAAWGSASEHWLVVNPSIKTGKDLEGKTIGVSRPRSADHGYTTVILERMGVDPKKITWLSTGGQAQRVLAVEAGTTMGSSFNRYYTLQLKRKGFRDLAKLERPDYPFPPSIFVAKKDTLQSKRRAFKSLLTAMMEASERQKANKELSLQLIRKHLRIQNPEVVEAAYEDGVTLSYPYFTERQFKISIELLEKSMEQPVQLTYKQVIDHSILDEINRPGMNRPN; encoded by the coding sequence ATGAGAACCAGCAAAACTCCCGTATCGGAACTATTCACCACGAAGGACACGAAGAACACGAAGGAAAGAAAAGTTTCTAATTTTCTTTATCCGAACTTCCTGTCCTTCGTGGTGAGAAAGTATCAGATCGCAATCTGCGTGCTTGCCGCACTGGCGGTGAGCGTGAGCGTTGTGACCGCGCGCGCCCAAGAGCGTGAGAAAATCCGTGTCAGCACGCTCTTCGTCGGCTCCTCACTGATTCCGTTTTGGATCGGCCGTGAGCAGGGCATCTTCGCCAAGCATGGCATCGACGTCGAACTAATCTGGATGCAATCGAATCTCTCGACGGCCGCGCTGCTCGCCGGCGAAGTCGATACCGCTTTCGGCACGCCGCAGTCGCTGTTCGCCGCGCTGACCGCAAAAAATCCGCCGCCGCTCACGACCATCGCCGCCTGGGGCTCGGCCTCGGAACACTGGCTTGTCGTGAACCCATCGATCAAGACCGGCAAAGATTTGGAAGGCAAAACCATCGGCGTCAGCCGACCGCGCTCCGCGGATCATGGCTACACGACGGTGATTCTCGAGCGCATGGGTGTCGATCCTAAAAAAATTACCTGGCTTTCCACCGGCGGCCAGGCGCAACGAGTGCTCGCCGTTGAAGCCGGCACGACCATGGGCAGCTCGTTTAACCGTTATTACACGCTGCAACTCAAGCGCAAAGGCTTCCGCGATCTCGCCAAGCTCGAACGCCCCGACTATCCGTTTCCGCCGTCGATCTTTGTTGCCAAGAAAGACACCCTTCAAAGCAAACGACGCGCGTTCAAATCGCTCCTCACCGCGATGATGGAAGCCTCGGAGCGGCAAAAGGCCAACAAAGAGCTTTCGCTGCAGCTCATTCGGAAACATCTACGCATACAAAATCCCGAAGTGGTCGAAGCCGCGTACGAGGACGGCGTGACCTTAAGCTATCCTTACTTCACCGAGCGGCAGTTCAAGATTTCCATCGAGCTGTTGGAAAAAAGCATGGAGCAGCCGGTGCAGCTCACCTACAAGCAAGTGATCGATCACAGCATCCTCGACGAGATTAATCGGCCCGGCATGAACCGGCCCAACTGA
- a CDS encoding VOC family protein → MFQAETLDHVAFPVRDLPRSEKFYLETVGLTFMTQRKNADGSPRHTYMKAGENIVGLTLPGVAVPASPSGAPRYAIALPDEASFDAAVKRIQASGVKCFEVETHGSDTPFLKAFQFIDPDDNQIELCIRRVPLAVKDGISHVIFETSNLERASKFYTEGLGLKFVGEVRGETLFEFQNGQMVGVKEVKELAERTKKKGRACHVAFNVSQEDYDIMLERIPALGGKSLGDFRATDGLRPEGERSIYFFDPDTNYLQITALGAEDVPMISDEEKWKLTIANRQQQGKGISSFDKGVKIQK, encoded by the coding sequence ATGTTTCAAGCCGAAACCCTCGACCATGTCGCTTTTCCCGTGCGCGACCTGCCGCGCTCGGAAAAATTCTATCTCGAAACCGTCGGCCTGACGTTCATGACCCAGCGCAAAAACGCCGACGGCTCGCCGCGCCACACATACATGAAAGCCGGCGAAAACATTGTCGGCCTGACGCTGCCCGGCGTTGCCGTGCCGGCGTCGCCGAGCGGCGCGCCGCGCTACGCGATCGCTCTGCCTGATGAAGCGAGTTTCGACGCGGCGGTGAAACGGATTCAAGCCAGCGGCGTGAAGTGCTTCGAGGTCGAAACTCACGGCTCGGACACGCCTTTTTTAAAAGCCTTCCAGTTCATCGACCCCGACGACAACCAGATCGAGCTGTGCATTCGCCGCGTACCGTTGGCGGTAAAAGACGGCATCAGCCACGTCATCTTTGAAACGTCGAACCTCGAGCGCGCAAGTAAATTTTACACCGAAGGATTGGGATTGAAGTTCGTCGGTGAAGTGCGCGGTGAGACGCTTTTCGAATTTCAGAACGGCCAGATGGTCGGCGTCAAAGAAGTCAAAGAATTGGCCGAGCGCACCAAGAAAAAAGGCCGCGCCTGCCACGTCGCCTTCAACGTCAGTCAGGAAGACTACGACATTATGTTAGAACGGATTCCGGCGCTCGGCGGCAAGTCGCTCGGCGACTTCCGCGCGACGGATGGGCTACGGCCAGAGGGAGAACGGAGCATTTACTTCTTCGACCCCGACACCAACTATCTGCAGATCACCGCGCTTGGCGCCGAAGATGTGCCGATGATTTCCGACGAAGAAAAGTGGAAGCTCACCATTGCCAATCGCCAGCAACAGGGCAAAGGTATTTCGAGCTTCGACAAAGGCGTGAAGATTCAGAAATAG